A region from the Palaemon carinicauda isolate YSFRI2023 chromosome 9, ASM3689809v2, whole genome shotgun sequence genome encodes:
- the LOC137646974 gene encoding uncharacterized protein produces MKCKFCKAWHFSFLCKNSKKSASANDNRKSVSPKTSSKKDNKNSSMESNNNVVIMEALKSNLDCDSSILPTFSCSIQNRSIRALKDDGSQLNLISEELANALDLKVLQAKVELRINGINVSQKYASKLVEFEIIIGNAIHKIEALCIPSINIKLKLKGLGKVVYGFQTKGYVLVDEFLTPNSDCIENIDLILGTKSGYCLPLTEVVFGRNSRSMYAMTPFGVLLKGEIDTLLKDIPYLHPSSSVINCHQYVTGLGVKIDKPFSLDKCEVDYPIKVSEFSVIDEKGNVIRSELDKATDDVLASICNKYIHLDNEVYDLENSELHDQLVKYCLDHTIQNEEGRLVMPLLWNAKVSHMLGRNFHLAKVILESNLKKLKRKPSHLQLMNEALKEQERVGIIERIPNLDQFVHEHPEHSFLPHMGVFKLNRETTKCRVVFLSNLCERNSTKGQTISHNQAIHAGPCLNQKLSSSLLHLRFDKLLVCFDLCKAFNQIALSDVDANILCFLWYKNVEKGDFTIVAYRNVRLSFGLRCSPTLLMLGLYKILILDAEHDENQLKELKRCIYSLSYMDNCAFSSNEIENLHWAYSVVGSIFSPYGFDLQQFVTNDRSLKGEIDSCTGSETGEVVKLLGMQWNRTLDCLLANKFQLNGKAKTKREILSTIASHFDLFGITGPILNRSRLFLHGLQCDRNLGWDDQLSPELRKEWHNIVNQANSAPDIAIDRFVGRKDGKFHLVACCDSSKLLYGVVVYIIDIDSMSSSFVMAKNRMINRQLESKSIPSLEMQGVAFATEVALDLYNELAGPLCINPLNVVGLHVFSDSQVALSWLNSSTNKLSKMQKRSVFVMNRIQHVENLCAKHPVHFAFVGGNENPADAITRCLSYRKLIQTNFYSGPECFKEKETFLCSENGNLSFMVPNPYAECKLDNSLEIEESVCTSSNVVAMSDNFEYFLKFEEFSSFDLLVSIYEKVILFVEKLKGRLKAKDSNKFAHLELKSNSIHERACKLVILQDQRAHFPEVFTYFSCPTQRKKDMPNIVGQLNVYVDNDGLLRVRSKCDKLIRRHGFPLLLAKNSHLTSLIVHNLHKKLNHTGCYSVLSEMRKRFYVPSYFSVVKRNLRECVFCRRFKSRTISINQSPYRKWRVSPPNVPFRYLFMDFIGPLSVNNKVRKEKSIYYVSLVCGVEQLI; encoded by the coding sequence atgaaatgtaagttttgtaaagcatggcaCTTTAGTTTCCTCTGTAAGAATAGTAAAAAATCAGCATCtgctaatgataatagaaaatctgtatctcctaagacttcctcgaaaaaggataataagaattcgtccatggaatctaataataacgttgttataatggaggctcttaaaagtaatttggactgtgattccagcattctacctaccttttcttgtagcatccaaaacagaagcataagagcattgaaggatgatggaagtcagttaaatctgattagtgaggaactagccaatgctttggatttaaaggtattacaagccaaggttgaattgagaataaatggtattaatgtttctcagaaatatgcctcaaaactagtggaatttgaaattataattggtaatgctattcacaaaatagaggcattatgtatcccatctattaacataaagttgaaattaaaaggtTTGGGCAAAGTGGTTTACGGTTTCCAGACGAAAGGGTATGTGTTGGTTGATGAGTTTCTAACGCCTAATAGTGATTgcattgaaaatattgatttgattttgggaacTAAATCAGGATATTGTTTACCACTCACAGAAGTAGTTTTTGGTAGGAATAGCAGGTCTATGTATGCTATGACCCCGTTTGGTGTCCTTCTTAAAGGTGAAATTGACACCTTATTGAAGGATATTCCTTATCTACATCCGTCCTCCTCGGTTATAAATTGTCATCAGTATGTTACTGGTTTGGGTGTAAAGATAGATAAGCCGTTTTCTCTGGATAAGTGTGAAGTTGATTATCCTATTAAGGTTTCAGAATTCAGTGTAATCGATGAAAAAGGCAATGTAATTCGttcagagttagataaagccacagatgatgtgcttgccagtatttgtaataaatatattcacttAGACAATGAGGTTTATGATTTGGAGAATTCAGAGCTGCATGATCAGCTTGTCAAATATTGTTTGGATCACACTATTCAGAATGAGGAGGGTAGATTAGTTATGCCACTTTTGTGGAATGCAAAAGTATCTCATATGCTTGGTAGAAATTTTCATTTGGCTAAAGTTATTTTGGAATCtaatcttaaaaaactaaagagaaagccatctcatttacagttaatgaatgaagccctaaaagaacaggaaagggttggaataatagaaaggattcctaatcttgaccagtttgtacatgaacacccagaacactcttttttgcctcatatgggtgtgttcaaattgaatcgtgaaactaccaaatgtagagttgtgtttctatcaaacttgtgtgaaagaaactcaaccaagggtcagacaataagtcataaccaggccatacatgcaggtccatgcctaaatcagaaactttcttcatcattattacatttaaggtttgataaattgttagtatgctttgatctatgtaaggcctttaaccagattgcattaagtgatgttgatgctaacatactttgttttttatggtataaaaatgTTGAGAAGGGAGATTTTACCATTGTTGCATATCGGAATGTTAGGTTGAGCTTCGGCTTAAGATGTTCACCAACTTTGTTGATGCTTGGtctttacaagattttgattttagatgctgagcatgatgaaaaccagttgaaggagttgaaaaggtgcatttattctttgtcttatatggacaattgtgcttttagttcaaatgaaattgaaaatctgcactgggcatattctgtggtaggatctatattttctccttatggttTTGATTTACAACAGTTCGTTACTAATGACAGGTCCCTAAAGGGAGAAATAGATTCCTGCACAGGTTCTGAAACGGGAGAGGTTGTTAAACTTCTTGGTATGCAGTGGAATCGAACACTTGATTGTCTGTTAgcaaataaatttcagttgaatggtaaggctaaaactaagagggaaattttaagtaccattgcctctcactttgatctttttggtattactggtcccatcctaaatcgaagcagattatttcttcatggtcttcagtgtgatagaaatttaggatgggacgaTCAATTATCACCAGAGTTACGTAAAGAATGGCATAATATTGTTAATCAGGCCAATTCTGCTCCTGATATTGCTATTGATAGATTTGTTGGACGTAAGGATGGAAAATTTCATTTGGTTGCttgctgtgatagctctaaattaCTATATGGTGTTGTTGTGTACATCATTGATATTGATTCTATGTCGTCAAGTTTTGTGATGGCAAAAAATCGTATGATAAATAGGCAGTTGGAAAGTAAAAGCATTCCATCTTTGGAGATGCAGGGAGTAGCCTTTGCAACGGAAGTGGCTTTAGATTTGTATAACGAATTAGCTGGACCATTATGCATCAATCCTTTGAATGTTGTTGGCCTTCATGTGTTTTCGGATAGTCAGGTAGCGCTCTCTTGGTTGAATTCGTCTactaataaattatcaaaaatgcaGAAACGGTCAGTTTTTGTGATGAATCGAATTCAGCATGTAGAGAACTTATGTGCAAAACACCCCGTCCATTTTGCTTTTGTTGGAGGGAATGAAAATCCTGCAGATGCCATAACTCGTTGCCTTTCATATCGTAAGTTGATACAAACCAATTTCTATTCTGGTCCTGAATGTTTTAAGGAAAAAGAAACCTTCCTATGTAGTGAAaatggtaatttatcatttatggttCCAAATCCTTATGCAGAGTGCAAGCTGGATAATAGTTTAGAAATAGAGGAGTCTGTGTGTACTAGTTCCAATGTTGTGGCCATGtcagataattttgaatattttcttaaatttgaagaattttccagttttgatttacttgtatctatttatgagaaagttattcttttcgtagagaagttaaagggtcgtttgaaagctaaggactccaataaatttgctcacttagaattaaagagcaatagtatacatgaaagagcttgcaagttagttatactacaggatcaacgggcacatttccctgaggtttttacatatttcagctgtcctactcaaagaaaaaaagacatgcctAACATAGTAGGTCAGCTTAATGTTTACGTTGACAACGATGGTTTGCTTAGAGTACGTAGCAAGTGTGACAAACTCATTCGGAGACATGGTTTTCCTTTGTTGCTGGCTAAAAATAGCCATCTAACTTCCCTGATTGTGCATAACCTGCACAAAAAACTCAACCATACGGGATGTTACTCTGTTTTGTCAGAAATGAGAAAGCGGTTTTACGTACCGTCATAtttttcagtggttaagagaaaccttagagaatgtgttttttgtcgtaggtttaagtcaagaaccatcagtattaatcaatctccctacaggaaatggagagtgtcaccacctaatgtcccctttagatatttatttatggatttcattGGCCCATTGAGCGTTAACAACAAGGTaagaaaggaaaaatctatctactatgtatcacttgtatgtggagtagagcagttaatttga
- the LOC137646439 gene encoding uncharacterized protein, giving the protein MTQSYFERNGVQSLKFDQFVKVHNQLGSMVEVCVKLVKRLIYGAIGKNVLEYHDFEFLIQQVIHLVNRRPIAFKEALRDQIGDDIPEPITPENLIHGYDLISVNIIPELHEGRDPDWIPENYSQSKFKQDYNQLQKVRNNLVKLYQEEFIANLIHQAVDVPDRYKPVTHNKISPGDIVLLKENFTKPNDYPMGVVKEIFTNTLGEVTGATILKGKTQELVKRHSSVIIPLLTRKDEIPNNSKVDVQESRVPKDTRVKRQAAIDSSERTRKILEA; this is encoded by the coding sequence atgactcagtcatattttgaacgcaATGGGGTCCAATCTTTAAAGTTTGACCAATTTGTCAAGGTTCATAATCAGTTAGGTTCGATGGTGGAAGTATGTGTTAAACTGGTTAAAAGATTGATCTATGGAGCTATTGGTAAGAATGTCTTAGAATACCATGATTTTGAGTTCCTAATTCAACAAGTCATTCATTTAGTCAATCGTAGGCCAATAGCATTTAAAGAAGCCTTAAGGGATCAGATTGGCGATGACATTCCAGAACCTATCACCCCTGAAAATTTGATTCATGGGTACGATCTGATatcggttaatataattcccgaattGCATGAGGGGAGAGACCCTGACTGGATTCCTGAAAATTATTCTCAATCAAAGTTTAAGCAAGATTACAATCAATTGCAAAAGGTGAGAAACAATTTAGTTAAACTATATCAGGAAGAATTTATTGCTAATCTAATACATCAGGCTGTAGATGTCCCTGATAGATACAAGCCAGTCACTCATAATAAGATCTCACCTGGAGATATTGTACTGCTTAAGGAAAATTTCACTAAGCCAAATGACTACCCGATGGGCGTTGTAAAAGAGATTTTTACAAATACTTTGGGTGAGGTTACTGGTGCCACTATCCTTAAAGGGAAAACCCAAGAACTTGTGAAGAGACATTCGTCAGTCATTATCCCACTTCTCACCCGGAAAGATGAAATTCCGAATAATTCTAAGGTTGATGTACAGGAGTCTCGAGTACCCAAGGATACTAGAGTTAAACGCCAGGCTGCTATTGACAGCTCGGAGCGGACTAGAAAAATCTTAGAAGCCTAA
- the LOC137646441 gene encoding uncharacterized protein yields the protein MISGDFGPGYLYGNVKTHKQGNPLRPIISQCPTPTYQLAKRVNAILTPYVPDHYSVASSAEFLGRIKDVRGEGVIASMDVESLFTNVPVDETIDFIADRVYRDETTPELNIPEQAIQTLLAICTKRAPFTTHRGHMYLQKDGVAMGSPLGVLFANFYVGVVEERVFS from the coding sequence atgatttcgggggattttggacctggttacctctacggcaatgtaaagactcacaaacaaggcaacccacttcgaccaaTCATTAGTCAATGCCCTACGCcgacataccagctggccaagagggTGAACGCGATTCTGACACCATATGTCCCCGACCACTAcagtgtggcctcctctgccgaattcctagggaggatcaaggacgtccgcggagagggtgtcatagcatcgatggacgtcgagtCTCTGTTCACCAATGTCCCTGTTGATGAAACCATCGActttatcgctgatagagtctacagggacgagacgacaccGGAATTGAACATCCCAGAACAAGCCATCCagaccctccttgccatctgcactaagagggccccctttactactcaccgtgggcacatgtacctacagaaggatggcgtggcaatgggctcacccttgggcgtgctctttgccaacttttatgtgggagtagtagaggagagggtcttCTCCTAA